A region of Myxococcus stipitatus DSM 14675 DNA encodes the following proteins:
- a CDS encoding serine/threonine-protein kinase, which produces MPPKVIGPYRVLQTLGSGGAGTVYRALDRRSNDEVALKLLSAGPALDERAARRLAREFETLADLSHPNVVKVFEAGVHQGWPYLAMELIEGLTLRHYLDIRGDDLISPMSASTPRGLLSVRRTVDDDFGPGSDSFSDSLGEPRPSMDGLFSMDAFNEEPPSEDLNSYGASDPLEAESESDESMDGFDLPLPPPRKPPDPSRTLREEDLNRPERMGRLKDTMLQLCEALAYIHGHGLVHRDLKPSNVMVDEDRQVRLMDFGLAKFLADDVAITEAGKMVGTYRYMAPEQILGEPLDGRSDLYSLGVILYELLSGRPPFDAKTPHELWRQVLETEPPPVLALNLHGDPQFARVAHRLIRKEPDDRFQTAEEVYEALSE; this is translated from the coding sequence ATGCCCCCGAAGGTCATCGGTCCGTACCGAGTCCTCCAGACGCTCGGCAGCGGCGGCGCGGGCACCGTGTACCGGGCCTTGGACCGCCGCAGCAACGACGAAGTCGCACTCAAGCTGCTCTCGGCCGGCCCCGCGCTGGACGAGCGTGCGGCTCGGCGACTCGCGCGCGAATTCGAGACGCTCGCGGACCTGTCCCACCCCAACGTCGTCAAGGTCTTCGAGGCGGGCGTCCACCAGGGTTGGCCCTACCTCGCCATGGAGCTCATCGAGGGCCTGACGCTGCGCCACTACCTGGACATCCGAGGGGACGACCTCATCTCCCCCATGAGCGCGTCCACGCCTCGCGGGCTGCTCTCCGTGCGGCGCACCGTGGACGACGACTTCGGCCCGGGCAGCGACAGCTTCTCCGACTCGCTGGGAGAGCCCCGTCCGTCGATGGACGGCCTCTTCAGCATGGACGCCTTCAACGAGGAGCCGCCCAGCGAGGACCTCAACAGCTACGGCGCCTCCGACCCGCTCGAAGCCGAGTCCGAGTCCGACGAGTCGATGGATGGCTTCGACCTCCCCCTCCCCCCTCCGCGCAAGCCGCCGGACCCGTCTCGGACGCTGCGGGAGGAGGACCTCAACCGCCCGGAGCGGATGGGCCGGCTGAAGGACACGATGCTCCAGCTCTGCGAGGCCCTGGCCTACATCCACGGGCACGGGCTGGTGCACCGCGACCTCAAGCCCTCCAACGTGATGGTGGACGAGGACCGGCAGGTGCGGCTGATGGACTTCGGGCTGGCCAAGTTCCTCGCGGACGACGTGGCCATCACCGAGGCCGGCAAGATGGTGGGAACGTACCGCTACATGGCGCCCGAGCAGATTCTGGGAGAGCCGCTGGATGGGCGCTCGGACCTGTACAGCCTGGGCGTCATCCTCTATGAGCTGCTCAGCGGGCGGCCCCCCTTCGATGCGAAGACGCCGCACGAGCTGTGGCGGCAGGTGCTGGAGACAGAGCCTCCGCCGGTGCTGGCGCTGAACCTTCATGGGGACCCGCAGTTCGCACGCGTGGCCCACCGCCTCATCCGCAAGGAGCCGGACGACCGGTTCCAGACGGCCGAGGAAGTCTACGAGGCTCTTTCCGAGTGA
- a CDS encoding S28 family serine protease codes for MHASKPSVVTWFLSAALLLQACGAPDLVEPPEPGAQQPQTSSALERGADTSEDILVQLQAIPGLTVRREAPSPIPGTRFFLLSIQQPADHRQPAGEQFPLRMWLLHRSVSAPTVLFSSGYGGIGVPYEFEPTALLGANQLVLEHRFFGPSRPASNNWKHLDIWQGANDMHRIIQALKPLYPQRWLTSGVSKGGMTSVYHRYFFPHDVDATVAYVAPNSFGVDDPRYIHFLQHVGEASCRARLRDFQADALRRREQLLPVFQQWAEANGVTFEHLGLDRSLEFAVTELPFSFWQYFGPELCAEIPLPGAPAQAVFDFLNEVVPFASGYGDRAFEFYEAYYYQAATELGSYRLPEAHLRGLLRYPGQNTPASYVSFPITQAFDEDLMFRVGLWVFLKGSQMMFIYGETDPWSAGAFEVRRRNDSFRFSAPGANHSTAEIITLPEAERTLAVERLSSWMNVSIPPARLETQTDKAARAPSPLRDLRPRL; via the coding sequence ATGCACGCATCCAAACCATCCGTCGTGACCTGGTTCCTCTCCGCCGCACTCCTGCTGCAGGCCTGCGGAGCGCCAGACCTGGTGGAGCCCCCGGAGCCGGGAGCGCAACAACCCCAGACCTCGAGCGCCTTGGAGCGAGGGGCGGATACCTCCGAGGACATCCTCGTCCAGCTGCAGGCCATCCCGGGCCTCACGGTGAGGCGAGAGGCCCCCTCGCCCATTCCCGGCACCCGTTTCTTCCTGCTCTCCATCCAGCAGCCCGCGGACCACCGGCAACCCGCGGGGGAGCAGTTCCCGTTGCGGATGTGGCTCCTGCACCGCTCGGTCTCCGCGCCGACGGTCCTGTTCTCCAGCGGCTACGGCGGCATCGGCGTCCCCTACGAGTTCGAGCCCACCGCGCTGCTCGGCGCGAACCAGCTCGTGCTGGAGCACCGCTTCTTCGGCCCCTCCCGCCCCGCGTCCAACAACTGGAAGCACCTGGACATCTGGCAGGGCGCCAATGACATGCACCGCATCATCCAGGCCCTCAAGCCGCTCTACCCCCAGCGCTGGCTCACCTCCGGCGTGAGCAAGGGGGGAATGACCTCCGTCTACCACCGCTACTTCTTCCCCCACGACGTGGACGCCACGGTGGCGTATGTGGCGCCCAACTCCTTCGGGGTGGATGACCCTCGCTACATCCACTTCCTCCAACACGTCGGAGAGGCCTCGTGCCGCGCGAGGCTTCGCGACTTCCAGGCAGACGCCCTGCGGCGCCGGGAGCAGCTGCTGCCCGTCTTCCAGCAATGGGCGGAGGCCAACGGCGTGACGTTCGAGCATCTGGGCCTGGACAGGAGCTTGGAGTTCGCCGTCACCGAGCTGCCGTTCTCGTTCTGGCAATACTTCGGCCCGGAGCTCTGCGCGGAGATTCCCCTCCCCGGCGCGCCCGCGCAGGCCGTCTTCGACTTCCTCAACGAGGTGGTCCCGTTCGCCAGCGGTTACGGCGACCGCGCCTTCGAGTTCTACGAGGCCTATTACTACCAGGCCGCCACGGAGCTGGGCTCGTATCGGCTCCCCGAAGCGCACCTGCGAGGGCTGCTTCGCTACCCGGGCCAGAACACCCCCGCCTCCTACGTGTCCTTCCCCATCACCCAGGCGTTCGACGAGGACCTCATGTTCCGCGTGGGGCTCTGGGTCTTTCTCAAGGGGAGCCAGATGATGTTCATCTATGGAGAGACCGACCCCTGGTCCGCGGGAGCGTTCGAGGTCCGCCGTCGCAACGACTCCTTCCGCTTCTCCGCGCCCGGCGCCAACCACAGCACGGCCGAAATCATCACGCTCCCCGAAGCGGAGCGCACCCTGGCGGTGGAGCGGCTCTCCTCGTGGATGAACGTGTCCATCCCTCCCGCCCGACTCGAGACGCAGACGGACAAGGCCGCACGCGCGCCCTCCCCGCTCCGGGACTTGCGCCCGCGGCTGTAG
- a CDS encoding HAD-IA family hydrolase, which produces MPPYRLVIFDFDGTLADSFPWFQSVFNDVADRFGFARLSPEEFQELRGLSGREIMARTKVPLWRLPAIVNHMRKEKLAAAGSTPLFAGVPELLASLKAAGVTVAIISSDTEASVRAVMGPVVESVTHFDCGAALFGKAAKFRRMLKRTHVAPSEALSIGDEIRDIEAAREAGIAAAAVGWGYTLPEALTRHAPALMFHSVAAMRAALLP; this is translated from the coding sequence ATGCCTCCCTACCGCCTGGTCATCTTCGATTTCGACGGCACGCTGGCCGACTCCTTTCCGTGGTTCCAGTCGGTGTTCAACGACGTGGCGGACCGCTTCGGCTTCGCCCGGCTGTCGCCCGAGGAGTTCCAGGAGCTGCGAGGTCTCTCCGGTCGCGAAATCATGGCGCGCACGAAGGTTCCCCTGTGGCGGCTTCCCGCCATCGTCAATCACATGCGCAAGGAGAAGCTGGCGGCGGCGGGCTCGACGCCCCTGTTCGCTGGCGTGCCGGAGTTGCTCGCGTCGCTGAAGGCCGCGGGGGTGACGGTGGCCATCATCAGCTCGGACACGGAGGCGTCGGTGCGCGCGGTGATGGGGCCGGTGGTGGAGTCGGTGACGCACTTCGATTGCGGCGCGGCGCTCTTCGGCAAGGCGGCGAAGTTCCGTCGCATGCTCAAGCGGACCCACGTGGCCCCAAGTGAGGCCCTGTCCATCGGCGACGAGATTCGAGACATCGAAGCGGCCCGGGAGGCGGGCATCGCGGCGGCGGCGGTGGGATGGGGTTACACCCTGCCGGAGGCGCTGACCCGGCACGCTCCCGCGCTCATGTTCCACTCCGTGGCGGCGATGCGCGCCGCGCTGCTGCCATGA
- the rpsD gene encoding 30S ribosomal protein S4, translated as MARELGPRGKMCRRLGIPLSRISAKDPDKDPVLRRPYPPGQHGATARMGNSDFARRLREKQKLKLYYGLLEKQCRRVFLEARRSPGNTGTVLLQLLESRLDALVLRAGLATSIRQARQFVRHGYFQVNGAATDIPSFRVKPGSEIRYHAAHLKLVIVRESFERMKGRVVPPYLQVLGEGEGMRYLRLPEREEIPVDVNEPFIVEFYAQRS; from the coding sequence ATGGCGCGAGAACTGGGACCGAGGGGAAAGATGTGCCGGCGACTGGGGATTCCCCTCTCGAGAATCAGCGCGAAGGACCCGGACAAGGACCCGGTGCTGCGTCGGCCCTACCCTCCTGGGCAGCACGGCGCGACGGCGCGCATGGGCAACAGCGACTTCGCCCGGCGGCTGAGGGAGAAGCAGAAGCTGAAGCTGTACTACGGGCTCCTGGAGAAGCAGTGCCGGCGCGTGTTCCTGGAGGCGCGGCGGTCCCCGGGCAACACGGGCACGGTGCTGTTGCAGCTCCTGGAGAGCCGCCTGGACGCGCTGGTGCTGCGCGCGGGGCTGGCCACCAGCATCCGCCAGGCGCGGCAGTTCGTCCGGCATGGGTACTTCCAGGTCAATGGCGCGGCCACGGACATTCCCAGCTTCCGCGTGAAGCCCGGCAGCGAAATCCGCTACCACGCCGCGCACCTGAAGCTGGTCATCGTGCGGGAGTCGTTCGAGCGGATGAAGGGGCGTGTCGTACCGCCCTACCTGCAAGTGCTGGGTGAGGGCGAAGGGATGCGCTACCTGCGCCTCCCCGAGCGCGAGGAGATTCCCGTCGACGTGAATGAGCCGTTCATCGTCGAGTTCTACGCCCAGCGCAGCTGA
- a CDS encoding RluA family pseudouridine synthase, translated as MNPSTLHTFTVDADKAGQRVDLFVGEALSLSRARLKRLFESGAVKVNGRPAKKGLTLTAGQSVAVVVEEETREALPDEDFPLTVLHEDAALVFVDKPAGRPSHPLQSGETGTVANALVARFPECAQASVDPREGGLCHRLDVETSGVVVAARSRAAWDTVRGSFSERAVDKRYLALVTGPLVDEGDIDLPLRHHPRHPDRVEPAPHGAEDAREALSRFRVLSRVGEHSLVEVRILTGVLHQVRAHMAGIGAPIVGDTLYGGREAPELGRFFLHARALGLPHPETKKPLHVTSPLPPELRAELERLGLPLPRGEKEDATQ; from the coding sequence GTGAATCCCTCCACGCTTCACACCTTCACCGTGGACGCCGACAAGGCGGGCCAGCGGGTAGACCTCTTCGTGGGCGAGGCGCTGAGCCTGTCGCGCGCCCGCCTCAAGCGACTCTTCGAGTCCGGCGCCGTGAAGGTCAATGGCCGCCCGGCGAAGAAGGGCCTCACCCTCACCGCCGGGCAGAGCGTCGCGGTGGTCGTGGAAGAGGAGACCCGCGAGGCGCTCCCCGACGAGGACTTCCCGCTCACCGTGCTGCACGAGGACGCAGCGCTCGTCTTCGTCGACAAGCCCGCGGGCCGGCCCTCGCATCCGCTCCAGTCCGGCGAGACGGGCACGGTGGCCAACGCCCTCGTCGCCCGCTTCCCCGAGTGCGCGCAGGCGTCGGTGGACCCGCGTGAAGGCGGGCTGTGTCACCGGCTGGACGTGGAGACCTCCGGCGTCGTCGTCGCCGCCCGCTCCCGCGCGGCATGGGACACGGTGCGCGGCTCCTTCAGCGAGCGCGCGGTGGACAAGCGCTACCTCGCGCTGGTGACGGGGCCGCTGGTGGACGAGGGCGACATCGACCTGCCCCTGCGCCACCACCCGCGCCACCCGGACCGCGTGGAGCCCGCGCCCCACGGCGCCGAGGACGCACGCGAGGCCCTGTCCCGCTTCCGCGTGCTGTCCCGCGTGGGAGAGCACAGCCTGGTGGAGGTGCGCATCCTCACCGGCGTGCTGCACCAGGTGCGCGCGCACATGGCGGGCATCGGCGCGCCCATCGTCGGAGACACGCTCTACGGGGGACGCGAGGCACCGGAGCTCGGGCGCTTCTTCCTGCACGCGCGAGCGCTGGGGCTCCCGCATCCGGAGACGAAGAAGCCCCTGCACGTCACCAGCCCCCTGCCCCCGGAGCTGCGCGCGGAGCTGGAGCGGCTGGGACTGCCCCTGCCGCGCGGCGAGAAGGAAGACGCAACGCAGTAA
- a CDS encoding S28 family serine protease, giving the protein MESSDPGAARSQATHPLTGGVGASEDILTQLQSVPGLTVVAEDPAPYPGTRFFRLSFEQPTDHRRPHGERFPLLMTLLHRSATAPMVLASTGYGADDFYYEEEPTRLLEANQLAVGHRFFTPSRPASSNWRHLNIWQSAHDSHRVVQALKPLYPQRWLHTGVSKGGMAAVYHRYFFPADVDATVAYVAPNSHGVTDARYVDFLDRVGDEPCRTRLRAFQREVLVRREEVLPLMEEWAATRGLTFQHLGMDRAFEFSVITGPFAMWQFGGARACALTPPPGAPAADLFWFLNGIAVTQGYSDADLKSIEPYYYQAATELGAFRAPTQHLSGLLRYPGQYTPAALVSFPITEPFNPGLMRRVEHWVHHRGGRMLFINGANDPWSTGAFTVRERNDSFRFDVPNGNHLANITKLPEAHRAVALERLFSWMDVSATPAQLQSRLDDAALAPPRIREPRFPL; this is encoded by the coding sequence TTGGAATCCTCTGACCCCGGGGCCGCACGCTCCCAGGCAACCCATCCCCTGACGGGCGGCGTCGGCGCGTCCGAGGATATCCTCACGCAACTCCAGTCGGTCCCCGGCCTCACGGTGGTCGCCGAGGACCCCGCTCCCTATCCCGGGACACGCTTCTTCCGGCTCAGCTTCGAGCAGCCGACGGACCACCGGCGCCCCCATGGGGAGCGGTTCCCGCTGCTGATGACCCTCCTGCATCGCTCGGCCACGGCCCCGATGGTGCTCGCCTCCACGGGCTACGGCGCCGACGACTTCTATTACGAGGAGGAACCCACGAGGCTCCTCGAGGCGAACCAGCTCGCCGTCGGGCACCGCTTCTTCACTCCCTCGCGTCCGGCCTCCAGCAACTGGCGGCACCTGAACATCTGGCAGTCCGCCCATGACTCCCACCGCGTCGTCCAGGCCCTCAAGCCGCTCTATCCCCAGCGGTGGCTGCACACGGGAGTCAGCAAGGGCGGCATGGCCGCCGTCTACCACCGCTACTTCTTCCCAGCCGACGTGGATGCCACCGTGGCGTACGTGGCCCCCAACTCGCACGGCGTCACCGACGCCCGCTACGTCGACTTCCTCGACCGGGTCGGGGATGAGCCCTGCCGCACGAGGCTCCGCGCATTCCAGCGAGAGGTGCTGGTTCGCCGGGAGGAAGTGCTTCCCCTCATGGAGGAATGGGCGGCGACCCGCGGGCTCACCTTCCAGCATCTGGGAATGGACCGGGCCTTCGAGTTCTCCGTCATCACGGGCCCCTTCGCCATGTGGCAGTTCGGGGGCGCGCGGGCGTGCGCGCTGACGCCTCCGCCCGGCGCGCCGGCGGCGGACCTCTTCTGGTTCCTCAACGGAATCGCGGTGACCCAGGGCTACAGTGACGCGGACCTCAAGAGCATCGAGCCCTACTACTACCAGGCCGCCACGGAGCTGGGCGCCTTCCGCGCCCCCACCCAACACCTGAGCGGACTGCTCCGCTATCCAGGTCAGTACACTCCCGCAGCCCTGGTGTCCTTCCCCATCACCGAGCCCTTCAACCCCGGCCTCATGCGCCGCGTGGAGCATTGGGTCCATCACCGGGGAGGACGGATGTTGTTCATCAACGGGGCGAACGACCCCTGGTCCACGGGGGCGTTCACCGTCCGCGAACGCAACGACTCCTTCCGCTTCGACGTTCCGAATGGCAATCACCTGGCGAACATCACCAAGCTCCCCGAGGCACACCGCGCCGTGGCCCTGGAGCGCCTCTTCTCGTGGATGGACGTCTCCGCCACGCCCGCCCAGCTCCAGTCGCGGCTGGATGACGCCGCGCTCGCCCCACCCCGCATCCGGGAGCCTCGGTTCCCGCTGTAG
- the dinB gene encoding DNA polymerase IV translates to MRAIIHVDMDAFYASVEQRDNPSLKGKPLIVGGHAQRGVVVAASYEVRPFGVRSAMAMARAMKAAPHAIVVKPRFPAYAEASEHVFGIFERYTPLIEPLSLDEAFLDVTASVGLFGAPADIARRIRKDIADELKLPCSAGIATVKFVAKIASDLAKPNGQREVRAEETVAFLAGLPVSRLWGVGPKTEEVLQRSGLKTIGDVSTKDVEWLEARLGTSGRHLWELAQGIDVREVVPDRAAKSVGAEDTFEEDLTGVEVLKPHIHAQALRVARRLRRAGVKGRVVQLKLKLADFTLLTRRTTLREVTDDGQALYRAALELLERAHEGKPIRLTGVSVQLDEVPPQLGLFPAASPRTAKLNAALDRIADRFGSKAITTADIAGSDAPSDDGHRSERPVDKRRDGQ, encoded by the coding sequence ATGCGAGCCATCATCCATGTCGACATGGACGCGTTCTATGCGTCCGTGGAGCAGCGGGACAATCCATCCCTCAAGGGCAAACCGCTCATCGTGGGCGGACATGCTCAGCGGGGTGTCGTTGTCGCCGCCTCCTACGAAGTCCGCCCCTTCGGCGTGCGCAGTGCCATGGCCATGGCTCGCGCGATGAAGGCCGCGCCCCATGCCATCGTCGTGAAGCCTCGGTTCCCCGCGTACGCGGAGGCCAGCGAGCACGTCTTCGGCATCTTCGAGCGCTACACGCCGCTCATCGAGCCGCTGTCGCTGGATGAGGCCTTCCTGGACGTGACGGCCTCGGTGGGCCTGTTCGGCGCGCCCGCGGACATCGCCCGGCGCATCCGCAAGGACATCGCGGACGAGCTGAAGCTGCCGTGCTCCGCGGGCATCGCCACGGTGAAGTTCGTGGCGAAGATTGCCTCGGACCTGGCCAAGCCCAACGGCCAGCGCGAGGTCCGCGCCGAGGAGACCGTGGCCTTCCTCGCGGGCCTCCCCGTATCTCGCCTGTGGGGCGTGGGGCCCAAGACGGAGGAGGTGCTCCAGCGCTCCGGGCTGAAGACCATCGGCGACGTGTCGACCAAGGACGTCGAGTGGCTGGAGGCGCGGCTGGGCACCAGCGGCCGGCACCTGTGGGAGCTCGCCCAGGGCATCGACGTCCGCGAGGTGGTCCCCGACCGCGCGGCCAAGAGCGTGGGCGCCGAGGACACGTTCGAGGAGGACCTCACGGGCGTGGAGGTCCTGAAGCCTCACATCCACGCGCAAGCGCTGCGAGTGGCGCGGCGGCTGCGTCGCGCGGGAGTGAAGGGCCGCGTGGTGCAGCTCAAGCTCAAGCTCGCGGACTTCACGCTGCTCACCCGCCGCACCACGCTGCGCGAGGTGACGGATGACGGACAGGCGCTCTACCGCGCCGCGCTGGAGCTCCTGGAGCGGGCGCATGAAGGCAAGCCCATCCGCCTCACGGGCGTGAGCGTGCAGCTCGATGAAGTCCCGCCGCAGCTGGGGCTCTTTCCCGCGGCGTCTCCGCGAACGGCCAAGCTCAACGCCGCGCTGGACCGGATCGCGGACCGGT
- a CDS encoding secondary thiamine-phosphate synthase enzyme YjbQ — MKTLTEYLWFETKQRRELVRLTDTVTSLVRKSGIQEGMVLVSAMHITAGVFVNDDESGLHEDIWEWLQALAPSGPDYRHHRTGEDNGDAHLKSMLVHHQVIIPVTAGALDLGPWQQVFYAEFDGQRRKRVIVKVMGE; from the coding sequence ATGAAGACCCTGACGGAGTACCTCTGGTTCGAGACGAAGCAGCGGCGTGAGCTGGTCCGCCTCACCGACACGGTGACCTCGCTGGTGCGCAAGAGCGGCATCCAGGAGGGCATGGTGCTCGTCTCCGCGATGCACATCACCGCGGGCGTCTTCGTCAACGATGACGAGTCCGGGCTCCATGAGGACATCTGGGAGTGGCTCCAGGCGCTCGCGCCCTCGGGCCCGGACTATCGCCACCACCGCACGGGGGAGGACAACGGCGACGCCCACCTGAAGTCCATGCTCGTCCATCACCAGGTCATCATCCCCGTCACCGCGGGCGCGCTGGACCTGGGGCCGTGGCAGCAGGTCTTCTACGCGGAGTTCGACGGGCAGCGCCGCAAGCGCGTCATCGTGAAGGTGATGGGCGAGTAG
- a CDS encoding serine/threonine protein kinase: protein MHVGKYQLVRKIASGGMAEVYLAKAAGPMGFEKTLVLKRILPHLAEDPAFVEMFLGEARLAAQLEHPNVVQIFDFGEADGSYFLAMELIDGPTLRRLVKRAVEQALPPVMCAKLVALAAEGLAFAHDFCDPVTGEPLGLIHRDVSPDNILVSRQGAVKVVDFGVAKVAGQGHRTQTGVMKGKVAYMPPEQLRTLPLDRRVDVYALGVVLYELLTGKRPFDATTEASTMQAILFEPFVPVVERRPDVPVALQEILKRALAKERDERYPDCRAFQADLERYLLSAGESVGAYQIAQFVGRLVAEGVGGVVVGSPAHGVMGPRATPRSMVAPAEPKPPVPTPRSMVAQAQNEVKPPVPESLSMEDTLPTTPVPQLARMVLERGAATPGASSGEGAEARERAAKPAGGRKRTASRPALPAHPGVAGEVRGTRDGWSTSGVSATIPLQRNEIEQARERVLRESPESEVADEDHISTGAQTGPLSGRRYSGVLVAVLIAVSIVAVAGLAWFAFRGQGPKPTEPGNPSAISETREEDKPSGEAFVIGGTDGGSRADAGPALGPDAGPALDGGVTSTVAAGPLDAGSEDAAGDAGPLDAGVTGNADGGIRELAGADAGSRLKNKGSIKPKPKAKLEFRVRPYGEVSIGSHSFGVTPIEKDVMWEVGKVMITFTNAELKLTKSKEFVIEAGKTNLIKFNFYED from the coding sequence ATGCACGTCGGGAAGTACCAACTCGTCCGGAAGATTGCCTCGGGGGGCATGGCGGAGGTCTATCTCGCGAAGGCCGCTGGCCCGATGGGGTTCGAGAAGACGCTGGTGTTGAAGCGGATCCTCCCGCACCTGGCGGAGGACCCGGCGTTCGTGGAGATGTTCCTGGGCGAGGCGCGGCTGGCCGCGCAGCTGGAGCATCCGAACGTCGTGCAGATCTTCGACTTCGGCGAGGCGGACGGCAGCTACTTCCTGGCGATGGAGCTCATCGACGGGCCCACGCTGCGGCGGCTGGTGAAGCGCGCGGTGGAGCAGGCGTTGCCGCCGGTGATGTGCGCGAAGCTGGTGGCGCTCGCGGCGGAGGGCCTGGCGTTCGCGCATGACTTCTGTGACCCGGTGACGGGTGAGCCGCTGGGGTTGATCCACCGCGACGTGAGTCCGGACAACATCCTGGTGTCGCGGCAGGGCGCGGTGAAGGTGGTGGACTTCGGTGTGGCGAAGGTGGCGGGGCAGGGGCACCGCACGCAGACCGGAGTGATGAAGGGGAAGGTCGCGTACATGCCGCCGGAGCAGCTGCGCACGCTGCCGCTGGACCGGCGGGTGGATGTGTACGCGCTGGGGGTGGTGCTGTACGAGCTGCTGACGGGGAAGCGTCCGTTCGACGCGACGACCGAGGCGAGCACGATGCAGGCCATCCTGTTCGAGCCCTTCGTTCCGGTGGTGGAGCGGCGGCCGGACGTGCCGGTGGCGCTGCAGGAGATTCTGAAGCGGGCGTTGGCGAAGGAGCGCGACGAGCGCTACCCGGACTGCCGGGCGTTCCAGGCGGACCTGGAGCGGTACCTGTTGTCGGCCGGTGAGTCGGTGGGGGCGTATCAGATTGCCCAGTTCGTGGGGCGGCTGGTGGCGGAGGGGGTGGGAGGCGTGGTGGTGGGCTCGCCGGCGCATGGGGTGATGGGGCCCAGGGCGACGCCTCGGTCGATGGTGGCGCCCGCGGAGCCGAAGCCGCCGGTGCCGACGCCTCGGTCGATGGTGGCTCAGGCGCAGAACGAGGTGAAGCCGCCGGTGCCGGAGTCGTTGTCCATGGAGGACACGCTGCCGACGACGCCTGTCCCGCAGCTCGCGCGGATGGTGTTGGAGCGAGGGGCGGCGACGCCCGGGGCTTCCAGTGGTGAAGGCGCGGAGGCGCGAGAGCGCGCGGCGAAGCCTGCTGGGGGACGGAAGAGGACGGCTTCGCGTCCGGCGTTGCCGGCGCATCCGGGAGTGGCTGGAGAGGTCCGAGGGACGCGCGACGGGTGGAGCACGTCGGGGGTGTCCGCGACGATTCCGCTTCAGCGGAACGAGATTGAGCAGGCTCGGGAGCGGGTGCTGCGTGAGTCGCCGGAATCGGAGGTGGCGGATGAAGACCACATCTCCACGGGGGCTCAAACCGGGCCGCTTTCGGGCCGTCGGTATTCGGGCGTGTTGGTCGCGGTGCTCATCGCGGTGAGCATCGTGGCGGTGGCGGGATTGGCGTGGTTCGCCTTTCGAGGCCAAGGGCCCAAGCCGACGGAACCGGGCAATCCGTCGGCCATCAGCGAGACGAGGGAGGAAGACAAGCCTTCTGGCGAGGCGTTTGTGATTGGTGGGACGGATGGAGGGAGCAGGGCGGACGCAGGGCCGGCGCTGGGGCCTGATGCGGGGCCGGCGCTCGATGGAGGGGTGACGAGTACGGTGGCTGCAGGACCGTTGGACGCGGGAAGTGAGGACGCCGCGGGCGATGCGGGCCCGCTCGACGCGGGCGTGACTGGGAACGCGGACGGAGGGATTCGCGAGCTGGCCGGAGCCGATGCTGGCTCTCGTCTCAAGAATAAGGGCTCGATAAAGCCGAAACCCAAGGCGAAACTCGAGTTCCGCGTTCGCCCCTATGGAGAGGTCTCCATTGGCAGTCATTCCTTCGGGGTGACGCCCATCGAAAAGGACGTCATGTGGGAAGTGGGCAAGGTCATGATCACGTTCACGAACGCGGAACTCAAGCTCACCAAGAGCAAGGAGTTCGTGATCGAGGCTGGCAAGACCAATCTCATCAAGTTCAACTTCTACGAAGATTAG